In Thermodesulfobacteriota bacterium, the genomic stretch TCCGGCGCCAACGTGGTGGTAGTGGAGGACGTGGTGACTACCGGTGCCTCCACCATCAAGGCCGTGGAGAAGGCCAAGGAGGCGGGCTACAACGTGCTCCGCGTGATACCCCTCCTGGACAGGGAAGAGGGCGGCGCCGAGAACATCCAGAAGGCGACCGGCATCAAGGTCGACCCCATCTTCACGTTGTCGGACCTGATGGAGGTCCACAAGAAGAAGATGGAAGAAGAGGAGAAGGAAAGGAAGAAGCAGGAGAGGGAAAAGGAGAAGCCGGTATTCTGAGAAGACTCTCTAAAATTGATCTTTTCCCCGGACTCTGCGTCAAGCCGGGAATAAAATTGCTCACATATAATCATATATGCTCCGCTTTTTATTCCCGGCCTTCCTTGATTACGGGAAAAATCTCTAATTTTAGAGGTTGCCTTTGATAAAAGCAAAGAGGCCCGGCCCGCAAGGGCCAGGCCTCTTTTTTTGTATGGGCGGTATCGCATGAAAAATCTGGCCAAGATGGGATTGACATGAGCCTTTCCCCAAAAGACCGCATCATCTTCGCCCTGGACGTGCCTGATATCAAGGGCGCGCAAAGATACGTAGACCTTCTCAAAGACCGCGTGGGCGTATTCAAGGTAGGGCTTGAGCTCTTCGTGGCCTGCGGCCCGGATGTGGTAAGGATGGTGCGCGAAAGGGGAGGGCGCGCCGTTTTCCTCGATTTGAAATTCCACGATATACCGGAGACAGTAAAGGGGGCCGTACGCTCGGCAGCCGCCCTGGGCGTTGATTTTATTACCGTCCACGCCTCTGACGGAAGCTCCCTTCTGAAGGCAGCGGTCGAGGCTGCCGGGAAGACGAAGGTGCTCGGCGTCACCGTTCTTACGAGCCTTTCAAAGGACTCGTTTTCCGAAGCAGGGATAGACGGGGATTTTACGCCCGAATCGCTTGTGCTTTACCGGGCCGGGGTCGCGAAGGCCTCAAGGTGCGCGGGAATAGTCTCCTCCGGGCTTGAGGCCGGGGCCGTGCGAGAAGCGCTCGGCCCGGATTTTCTCATCGTCACGCCGGGGGTGCGCATGGCCGAGGACGCCAGGGGTGACCAGAAGCGGATAGTGACGCCGTTCGAGGCCGTCTCTAACGGGGCCGACTATATAGTCGTTGGCCGCCCCATAAGGGATTCTAAAGACCCGGCCGGCGCGGCGGAAAGGATCGCTTCGGAGATAGAGAAGGCGATGCAGGGGCGGGCCTTATAGAAAACCTCGATAAGAAAGGTCTGCTTGATTCCCATTTTTGCGTCATTGCGGGGAGTGAGGCGACGAAGCAATCTCAAAGCGCCCGATATTCCAAAAGATGAGATTGCCGCGCTCCGCTCGCAATGACGAGTACGCCAATGAATCAGAGTTTTCAAATTTTGGAGCTTAAGCCCCTCTCTAAAGAGGGGCTTTGTTTTACCCTATTACCGATTCGTCCTCGAACCGCGTGTCTTCAACGCTCGCCACGTCGAATTCAAAGCCCTGGGTATAAGGGTGCTCCTCTCCCTCCATAAGGTCCTGTATTATCTCAGCGTATTGTTCTCTGGCCTCTTCGACGGTTATCCTCTCGTTTACTATGTCGTTGGCCAGGTTCAGGGCCAGGAAGTTGGCCTCCTCGCGGTCGCACATGGCAGAGACGGTCCCTGAAGTGCGCTCCACGATTACGCTTCCGTCAAACTCCGCGAGCTCGTCGAATTTGTCAGGGGGCACCTGGTAGGGAATGGTCTGGCGGAGGGTGTCCTCATGTTCCATGGGGAACCTGTGCGTGGCGACGTCCTTATGGAGTACCGTCTCCATCCAGGGCCCGTTCTCGCGCCAGATGAGCCTTGTCGGCGTAATTTCGTCAGGCTCGCCGTATTTATCGACCATCTGGTTCGCGGCGCTACGCGCCGACTCCGGCCAGTCGGATACGAATTCCTTTGCCGACCTGCCTTCTATGGCTGTAACGGCGCTCGCGAGACTCGAGAGCG encodes the following:
- the pyrF gene encoding orotidine-5'-phosphate decarboxylase gives rise to the protein MSLSPKDRIIFALDVPDIKGAQRYVDLLKDRVGVFKVGLELFVACGPDVVRMVRERGGRAVFLDLKFHDIPETVKGAVRSAAALGVDFITVHASDGSSLLKAAVEAAGKTKVLGVTVLTSLSKDSFSEAGIDGDFTPESLVLYRAGVAKASRCAGIVSSGLEAGAVREALGPDFLIVTPGVRMAEDARGDQKRIVTPFEAVSNGADYIVVGRPIRDSKDPAGAAERIASEIEKAMQGRAL